The following coding sequences are from one Salvia hispanica cultivar TCC Black 2014 chromosome 3, UniMelb_Shisp_WGS_1.0, whole genome shotgun sequence window:
- the LOC125213004 gene encoding protein SGT1 homolog produces MASADLEKKAKEAFIDDHFELAADLYSQAISLSPNSADLFVDRAQANIKLQNFTEAVADANKAIELDPSIAKAYLRKGVACIKLEEYQTAKTALENGATLAPADSRFTKLIEECNQRIAEEAQELPTQLAEKPSTGVVTPNNLPPAVELPSQEKAASNTRLKYRHEFYQKPEEVVVTIFAKRIPANCVVVDFGEQILSVTIEVPGEEAYHFQPRLFGKIVPSKSRYEVMSTKIEIRLAKADAVHWTCLEFKRDVAVVQKVNVPTGNEKPTYPSSKPKRVDWDKLEAQVKKEEKDEKLDGDAALNKFFRDIYKDADEDTRRAMQKSFVESNGTVLSTNWKEVGSKKVEGSAPDGMELKKWEH; encoded by the exons ATGGCGTCTGCGGATCTGGAGAAGAAGGCCAAGGAAGCGTTCATCGATGATCACTTTGAACTGGCAGCTGACCTCTACTCTCAGGCGATTTCTTTGAGCCCTAACAGCGCTGACCTCTTCGTCGACCGCGCTCAGGCCAATATCAAGCTCCAAAACTTCACCG AGGCTGTTGCTGATGCAAACAAAGCAATCGAGTTGGATCCTTCAATTGCGAAAGCATATCTGCGTAAAGG TGTTGCATGCATCAAGCTTGAGGAGTACCAGACTGCCAAGACAGCACTGGAAAATGGTGCAACTTTGGCACCTGCAGATTCCAGGTTTACTAAATTGATCGAAGAATGTAATCAGCGTATCGCAG AGGAAGCTCAAGAATTGCCTACACAACTGGCTGAAAAACCTTCAACAGGTGTGGTTACTCCAAATAATTTGCCACCAGCAGTTGAGTTACCCAGCCAAGAAAAAGCAGCATCGAATACTAGGCTGAAATACAG GCATGAATTCTATCAGAAACCAGAGGAAGTTGTCGTAACAATATTTGCAAAGCGTATACCAGCAAACTGTGTTGTGGTTGATTTTGGAGAACAAATT CTTAGTGTTACCATTGAGGTGCCTGGTGAAGAGGCATATCATTTTCAACCTCGGTTATTTGGAAAG ATTGTTCCCTCAAAGAGTAGATATGAAGTCATGTCTACCAAAATCGAGATCAGACTTGCCAAGGCAGACGCTGTGCACTGGACATGCCTTGAATTTAAGAGGGACGTTGCTGTAGTCCAGAAAGTGAATGTGCCAACTG GCAATGAGAAACCCACATATCCCTCCTCAAAACCAAAAAGAGTAGATTGGGATAAACTCGAAGCTCAAGTGAAAAAGGAG GAAAAGGACGAAAAGCTCGATGGTGATGCAGCACTGAACAAGTTTTTCAGAGACATATACAAGGATGCAGATGAAGACACAAGAAGGGCCATGCAGAAATCATTC GTAGAGTCGAATGGGACGGTGCTATCAACCAACTGGAAAGAGGTTGGCTCGAAAAAGGTCGAAGGAAGCGCGCCCGACGGCATGGAGCTGAAGAAATGGGAACATTGA
- the LOC125213002 gene encoding putative pentatricopeptide repeat-containing protein At3g49142, which yields MKTVRQFSRQIITTAEASLDKHPDLNTLQKLHARIISDPNLCSHTSLAIKLMRAYAACRRPDSTRKVFDKIPERNSVICNVMIRSYVNNHMYRDAILMYKITLASGVSPDHYTFPCVLKACSASDDFRFGVQMHSPAVKKGLDLNLFTGNGLVAMYGKCGNLVEARRVFDGMPFRDIVSWNSLVAGYAQNGRFDEALEVCEEMEMLGVHHDSGTMASLSPAVTDTSVENVMFVKRIFVNMNSKELVAWNVMISIYTNNSMSDEAVELYTEMEARGIEADSITIASVLPSCGDLSALSLGKRIHGFVKLKRMQPNLSVENALIDMYAKCGCLVEARRVFDEMRIKDVVSWTSMMSAYGRSGKGHEAVELFSKMQDLGIIPDSIAFVSILSACSHAGLLAEGRDYYRMMTERYNISPRVEHFTCMVDLLGRAGLVDEAYSRIKEMPVEPNDRVWGALLNACHVYNNMDIGVIAADRLFELAPNQSGYYVLLSNIYAKARRWSDVTLVRRIMKDRGLKKVPGVSNVELHDQVHTFLAGDRSHHQLKEIYEELEVLVAKMKESGYVPRTETALHDVEEEDKENHLAVHSEKLAIVFMLINSRPGTPIRVTKNIRVCEDCHDAIKLISKITERQITVRDTNRYHHFENGVCSCGDYW from the coding sequence ATGAAAACCGTTAGACAATTTTCCCGCCAAATTATAACCACCGCAGAAGCTTCACTAGACAAGCACCCCGACCTCAACACACTGCAAAAGCTCCACGCCCGCATCATCTCCGACCCCAATTTATGCTCCCACACCTCCCTCGCCATCAAGCTGATGCGCGCCTACGCCGCCTGCCGCAGACCCGATTCCACCCGCAAGGTGTTCGACAAAATTCCCGAGAGAAACAGCGTCATTTGCAACGTCATGATCCGGAGCTACGTCAACAATCATATGTACCGAGATGCGATCCTCATGTACAAAATCACGCTGGCTTCGGGCGTTTCCCCCGATCACTACACGTTCCCCTGCGTTCTCAAAGCTTGCTCGGCCTCGGATGATTTCCGTTTTGGGGTGCAGATGCATTCTCCCGCCGTGAAGAAGGGCCTTGATTTGAATCTTTTTACGGGTAACGGCCTTGTTGCGATGTACGGGAAATGTGGGAATTTGGTGGAGGCGAGGCGGGTTTTTGATGGGATGCCGTTTAGGGATATTGTGTCCTGGAACTCTTTGGTGGCGGGATATGCGCAGAATGGGAGATTCGATGAAGCGTTGGAGGTGTGCGAAGAAATGGAGATGTTAGGTGTGCATCACGATTCCGGGACTATGGCTAGTCTGTCTCCGGCTGTGACTGATACCAGTGTCGAAAATGTCATGTTTGTGAAGAGAATATTCGTGAACATGAATTCGAAGGAGTTAGTGGCGTGGAACGTGATGATTTCGATTTATACGAATAATTCCATGTCTGATGAGGCAGTTGAGCTTTACACGGAGATGGAGGCACGAGGGATAGAAGCTGATTCGATCACTATCGCTAGTGTGCTTCCGTCTTGTGGCGATCTCTCTGCTCTGTCGCTGGGGAAGAGAATCCACGGATTCGTTAAATTGAAGAGGATGCAACCTAATTTATCCGTGGAGAACGCGTTGATTGATATGTATGCGAAGTGTGGGTGCTTAGTCGAAGCGAGGAGAGTGTTCGACGAAATGAGAATCAAGGATGTTGTTTCTTGGACTTCAATGATGTCTGCCTATGGCAGGAGTGGGAAAGGCCATGAAGCTGTTGAGTTATTCTCGAAAATGCAGGATTTAGGTATCATCCCGGATTCCATAGCGTTCGTTTCGATTCTCTCAGCTTGCAGCCACGCGGGATTACTAGCAGAGGGACGCGATTATTACAGAATGATGACAGAGAGGTACAATATATCTCCAAGAGTTGAACACTTTACTTGTATGGTTGATCTGCTTGGCCGTGCTGGTCTCGTTGATGAGGCGTATTCTCGGATTAAGGAAATGCCGGTAGAGCCCAACGATAGGGTGTGGGGAGCTCTACTGAATGCTTGCCATGTCTATAACAACATGGATATCGGGGTTATTGCAGCTGATCGTTTATTCGAATTGGCTCCTAATCAATCCGGCTACTATGTCCTGTTATCGAACATATACGCCAAGGCCAGGAGATGGAGCGATGTAACTCTGGTTCGAAGGATCATGAAGGACAGAGGATTGAAGAAAGTACCCGGTGTGAGCAATGTGGAGCTTCATGATCAAGTCCACACGTTCCTTGCTGGTGATCGATCGCACCACCAGTTGAAGGAGATATACGAGGAGTTGGAGGTCTTGGTGGCGAAAATGAAGGAATCAGGTTATGTTCCCAGAACAGAGACGGCCCTGCACGatgtggaggaggaggataaGGAGAACCATTTGGCGGTGCATAGCGAGAAGTTGGCAATTGTGTTTATGCTCATCAATAGCAGGCCGGGGACGCCAATCAGGGTTACGAAGAATATACGTGTCTGTGAGGATTGCCACGACGCAATCAAGCTGATATCGAAGATCACTGAGCGACAGATCACGGTGAGGGACACGAACCGGTATCACCATTTTGAGAATGGCGTTTGCTCCTGTGGTGATTACTGGTGA